From the Pseudomonas syringae KCTC 12500 genome, the window GACCGGCAGGCTCATCAGCCACAATCCGCCGAGGCCGACCGCGAAAAAAGTCGCAGCCAGACGCGGCCGCGTGCGACGCAACCACCAGCCAAGGATCAGCAGGACAAACAGAATGCCGGGCGGCAAAAGAAGGGCTTTGAGCAGGTAGCGCAGCGGCATCGGGACATCTCCATGAGTGCCCGCAGCCTAGAATGTTTGCAGACACGCGACAATGTCTGAAACAGGAAGCCCGAGGTAGCCAGCCACTTTTCGTACAGAGACTAAGAGTTACGGCCCAGCCGCACTGATGCCTTGGCTCGTCCCCGGTCCTTCAGCCAGACGATGGTGGCTGACGCACGGGGCGACCTGCCATGCTCCGCAGTAATCAGACCGCTGCTCGTGGACGTGTCCGCGACAACTGCGCCTGCTTCCCCGGAACCTTTTTCGAGATAGGCTTCAATCAACTGGAACTCGGCACGACTCAGCCCCTTGAGCTCAAGCTCGGCAGGCGACTCGTTCCGGAGCCGGACCGAGGTACTCGCCGTCTCGAGTGCAAGACCGAGACGGTCGATCAGACGCTCATACAGCCGGGTCAGGCTTACAACATGCTGCAACTCTGTCATCCGCTCACCTCATCGAAGATAATCATCACCCTCGCGTTTGAGCTTAGCGCTGCTGCAAGAACCGGTAGGGAACAACGACCAACGGCCAGATGAGGTTGTCAGCCGGGCGTTGAGCCCACAAGTGGAGCAATCAGGGTTTCCCTCGATAGACGGCCCTCATGTATGCTACTGCGCTTCCTGTAATTCCACTTCCGCGCTCTTGAGCCCGAACGCACCGCACAGACAGTTGCAATTGTCCGCCACGCGGTGCCGACCTGACTCGGCGAAGCAATGAAGAGGTCAAGGGTCACTAATCCTTAGTAAAAAGTAGCCATGCACGAACTCTATCAGCCCCGTGAAATCGAAGCCGCCGCCCAAACGTTCTGGGATGAGCAAAAGTCTTTTGAAGTCAGTGAACAGCCAGGCAGGGACACTTTCTATTGCCTGTCGATGTTTCCTTACCCGAGCGGCAAGCTGCACATGGGTCATGTGCGCAACTACACCATTGGTGACGTGATCTCCCGCTACCAGCGCATGCTGGGCAAGAATGTTCTGCAGCCCCTGGGCTGGGACGCTTTCGGCATGCCGGCTGAAAACGCCGCCATCGACAACAACGTCGCACCGGCCAAGTGGACCTACGAAAACATCGACTACATGAGGACCCAGCTCAAGAGCCTGGGTCTGGCGGTTGACTGGTCGCGCGAAGTCACCACCTGCAAGCCTGATTACTACCGCTGGGAACAATGGCTGTTCACTCGCCTGTTCGAAAAGGGTGTGATCTACCGCAAGAACGGCACCGTGAACTGGGACCCGATCGACCAGACCGTACTGGCCAACGAGCAGGTCATTGATGGCCGTGGCTGGCGTTCCGGCGCGCTGATCGAAAAGCGCGAAATCCCGATGTACTACTTCAAGATCACCGCGTACGCCGATGAGCTGCTGGAAAGCCTCGACGAACTGCCGGGCTGGCCTGAACAGGTCAAGACCATGCAGCGCAACTGGATCGGCCGTTCGCGCGGCATGGAAGTGCAGTTTCCGTACGACCAGGCCTCGATCGGCGAAGCCGGTGCCCTGAAAGTCTTCACCACCCGCCCCGACACCCTGATGGGGGCGACCTACGTCGCGGTGGCGGCTGAACACCCGCTGGCAACCCTGGCGGCGCAAGGCAACCCCGCACTGCAAGCGTTCATCGATGAATGCAAAGGCGGCAGCGTTGCCGAAGCCGACGTTGCCACGCAGGAAAAGAAAGGCCAGGCGACCTCGTTGTTCGTCGAGCATCCACTGACCGGCGAGAAACTGCCGGTGTGGGTCGCCAACTATGTGCTGATGCACTACGGCGATGGCGCGGTCATGGCCGTACCGGCGCACGATGAGCGTGATTTCGAGTTCGCCACCCAGTACGGCCTGCCGATCAAGCCCGTGGTCCGCACCAGCGCCGGCGATCAAACGCCTGCCCCATGGCAACCGGCCTACGGTGAGCACGGCGAGCTGATCAATTCCGGCGAATTCACCGGCCTGACTTTTCAGGACGCGTTCGACGCCATTGAAGCCGCGCTGGTCAAGAAATCCCTGGGCCAGTCCCGTACCCAGTTCCGCCTGCGTGACTGGGGCATCAGCCGCCAGCGCTACTGGGGCTGCCCGATCCCTATCGTGCATTGCGACACCTGTGGCGACGTGCCGGTCCCGGAAGACCAGTTGCCGGTTGTCCTGCCGGAAGATGTCGTGCCCGACGGCGCAGGCTCGCCATTGGCGCGCATGCCCGAGTTCTACGAATGCAGCTGCCCGAAATGCGGCGCACCGGCCAAGCGTGAAACCGACACCATGGATACCTTCGTCGAGTCCTCGTGGTACTACGCCCGTTATGCGTCGCCGCATTACGAGGGTGGACTGGTCGAGCCGAACGCTGCCAACCACTGGCTGCCGGTGGATCAGTACATCGGCGGTATCGAACACGCGATCCTGCACCTGCTCTACGCCCGCTTCTTCCACAAGCTGATGCGCGACGAAGGCCTGGTGACCTCGAACGAACCGTTCAAGAACCTGCTCACCCAGGGCATGGTCAACGCCGAAACCTACTTCCGCATGGAAACCAGCGGCAAGAAGACCTGGATCAACCCGGCCGACGTGACCCTCGAAAGAGACGCCAAGGCCAAGGTGATCAGCGCCACACTGACCAGCGACGGCCTGCCGGTGGAAATCGGCGGCACTGAAAAGATGTCGAAGTCGAAGAAAAACGGCATCGACCCGCAGACCATGATCGACCAGTACGGTGCCGACACCTGCCGTCTGTTCATGATGTTCGCCTCCCCGCCCGATATGAGCCTGGAATGGTCCGACTCGGGCGTCGAAGGCTCACATCGCTTCCTGCGCCGCGTATGGCGTCTGGCCCAGGCGCATGTGGCTCAAGGCCCATCGACCGGCCTGGACGCTGCGGCATTGTCCGATGAGCAGAAAACCATCCGCCGCGCGATTCATCAAGCGATCAGACAGGCGAGCCAGGATATTGGCCAGAACCAGAAATTCAACACCGCTGTCGCACAAGTGATGACGCTGATGAACGTGCTGGAAAAGGCGCCGCAGGACACACCGCAGGATCGCGCACTGATGCAGGAAGGCGTGGAAACCGTCACCCTGCTGCTGGCACCGATCACGCCGCACATCAGTCACGAACTGTGGAAGCAACTGGGCCACAATGAACCGGTCATCGACGCGGGCTGGCCTGCATTCGACGCACATGCGCTGGTGCAGGACAGTCTGCAACTGGTGATTCAGGTCAACGGCAAGCTGCGCGGTCACATCGAGATGCCTGCCAGTGCCAGCCGCGAAGAAGTCGAAGCGGCTGCACGCGTCAACGAGAACGTATTGCGCTTCACTGATGGCCTGACCATTCGCAAGGTGATCGTCGTGCCTGGCAAGCTGGTCAACATCGTCGCAAGCTGATTGGATCGGGCGCCCGGCAAACGCAGGGCGCCGAACATATTTCCAGGGCACGCACTGGCGGCCCAAACGGATTCAAGGGGAGCATCAAGATGATCAAACGCAATTTGCTGGTGATGGGCCTGGCTGTTCTGTTGAGTGCCTGTGGCTTCCAGCTGCGTGGCACCGGTACCACCGAGCTGGCGATCAAGGAGCTGGATGTCAGCGCCCGCAACGCCTATGGCGAAACCGTGACTCAGCTCACTCGCCTGCTGACCAGCTCTGGCGTCAAGGTCTACACCGGCGCGCCTTACAAGCTGATGCTGACCAACGAAGCCGAGACTCAGCGCGCCATCAGCTACTCGGGCTCGGGTCGCTCGGCTGAATACCAGCTGACCACCACCCTGACCTATGAAGTGCATGGCGACAGGGATCGCTTCCTGCTTGGCGATAAAGTCACCGCAGACCGTTCCTACGTGCACGACGGCAACAACCTGACCGGTTCCGATCAGGAAGCCTCTCAGGTTCGTCAGGAAATGCGCAACGACCTGATCCAGAAACTGATGGCGCGCTTGCAGCAACTGACCCCTTCGCGTCTGGACGAACTGCAGACCAAGGCCGACGCAGTTGCCAAGGCCGAAGCCGACGCACTCGAGGCTGCTCAGCGAATCCGCGACGAGACACCTCAGCAGTCGCCTGTCGAAGTTCCAGCCAGATAAGTGTTCGGGGCCGGTTTTCCGGCCCCGACATCCTCTGAATCATGAAACTCGCCCCCGCCCAACTCGGCAAGCACTTGCAAGGCACACTTGCGCCCGTCTATGTGATCAGCGGTGATGACCCGCTGCTCTGCCAGGAAGCAGCTGACGCCATTCGCGCGGCCGCACGCCAGCAAGGCTTCGATGAGCGGCAGGTATTCAGCGCCGACGCCAGCTTCGACTGGGGCACATTGCTCCAGGCGGGTGCCAGCATGTCGCTGTTTGCCGAACGCCGTCTCCTGGAGTTGCGTCTGCCCTCCGGCAAGCCCGGCGACAAGGGTGCTGCGGCGCTTATGGAATATTGCGCCAGACCCGCCGAAGACACGCTGCTGCTGATCAGCCTGCCCAAGCTCGATGGCAGTGCGCAGAAAACCAAATGGGGCAAGGCCCTGGTCGAGGGTGCGCAAACCCAGTTCGTGCAAATCTGGCCGGTGGACATCGGACAACTGCCGCAATGGATTCGCCAGCGCCTGTCGCAGGCGGGTCTGGCGGCGACTCAGGACGCCGTCGAACTGATCGCGGCCAGGGTCGAAGGCAACCTGCTGGCCGCCGCGCAGGAAATCGAAAAGCTCAAGCTGATGGCCGAAGAAGGCCAGATCACCGTCGAGACCGTGCAGGCGGCGGTGGCCGACAGTGCACGCTTCGATGTGTTTGGCCTGACCGATGCCGTCCTTAATGGCGAAGCTGCCCATGCGTTGCGCATGCTCGAAGGACTGCGTGGTGAAGGGGTCGAAACGCCGGTGATTCTCTGGGCATTGACCCGCGAACTGCGCGCTCTGGCCAATATGTCGCAACAATTCAGCCAGGGCGTGCCGCTGGACAAGGTGTTCAGCTCGGCACGTCCGCCGATCTGGGACAAGCGCAAGCCACTGATGAGCAAGGCCCTGCAACGCCACTCGGCAAAACGCTGGAGCCAGCTGCTCATGGATGCGCAACGCATTGATGCGCAGATCAAAGGCCAGGCAGCAGGCTCGCCATGGAGCAGCCTGAGCCGGCTGGCGCTGCTGATGGCAGGGCAACGATTGGCGCTGCCTGCGGAGTAGGCCTCATGTGCGACCTGCCTACTGGCCTGTTTGAAGTCGTCGCTCGTGCCATTTTCTATCCGGTCGGATGGCCAATCGTAAAACTCCTGACGCTTGGCAAATACCCTGTAAAAGGCTCCTGGTTTGCGGAAACCCCAGCAGCAAATTGGGCGACAGGCATGGGAGTTGCCACCCTTGCAATCATCATGATGGCGCTACTGCATCAGTTTGATTTTTGATCAAATTCGCGAGCAAGTTGGCTCCCACAGGTATTCATTCACCCGGCCAACTACGCGCTCAGTGTCATAGCACACGACTATTAGACACACGCGCCGTTCTGCCCGATGATTCGCAGCGTTTTACAACACCCATCAGGAGCACCCGCCATGAGCAAGCCAAAGCGGCCGAACAAGGCCAAATCCATCATCGCCCAGCCTTTGTTCCGCAGTCGTCAGGAACAACCCGCCAAGGGCAAAGGCAGCTACCGCCGCGAAGCCTTCCAGTCTAAAAGCTGGGAGGCTTCCTGCTTTATGGCAGCCTGATATCGAGCAACATTTCCGGGGCGCTTTCAACCGCTTAGCCGTGTTATGGTCTGCACCTAACGGTAATACCCTTGGACTCAAGCATGCCTTCTCGTTTTACCCATCGCCCGCAGCTGCGCCAACTCATCGCTGCCTCCAGTCTTGTTGCCCTGGTAGCCTGCGCAGAAAAACCCACTGCAGCCGATGCCACGCCTCTTCAATCCAGCAAGGTGCAGACAAACGCTCCTGCCGTAGCGCCTACGCCAGCGCTGGTCGTTGATGAGAACCTCACGATTCAGCCCGCCGTCAGCTTCAGCGAATGGCAGGCCGGCTTTCGTGCCCAGGCGTTGAAGGCGGGTATCCGCGCGGACGTATTCGATCTGGCATTTGCCGGCGTCACCCCAGACATGAGCGTGGTCAAGGCCGACCGCAGCCAGCCTGAATTCAGCCGCCCGGTCTGGGAATACCTCGACGGTGCCATCTCTGCCGCACGCGTACGCAAGGGTCAGGCGCTGCTTTCGCAGTATGCCGACGACCTGCAGAAGATCGAGCAGCAGTACGGCGTGGATCGTCAGGCGCTGGTCGCGGTATGGGGCATGGAAAGTAACTTCGGGTCGTTCCAGGGTACGCAATCCGTCATTCGCTCACTGGCAACGCTGGCCTACGAAGGCCGTCGTCCCGGCTTTGCACAGAGCCAGTTGCTGGCCGCGCTGGAAATCATCCAGCATGGCGACATCACCCCGGACAAAATGCTCGGTTCGTGGGCCGGTGCGATGGGCCAGACCCAGTTCATCCCGACTACCTACAACACCCATGCCGTGGATTTTGACGGCGATGGCCGACGTGATATCTGGAACACCCCTGCCGATGCCCTCGCCTCCACCGCGCACTACCTGCAAAGCTCTGGCTGGCAGCGTGGTCAGCCCTGGGGCTTTGAAGTGGTGCTCGGCTCGGGATTCGATTACTCGCTGGCCGACTCGACGACCCGCAAAAGTCTTGCTGAATGGCAGCAACTGGGCCTGAAACAACCGGACGGCTCAGCCATTCCGGTCGCCGCCAGCCAGCAGCAAGCCGCCTTGCTGTTGCCGGCCGGTTATCGCGGGCCAGCCTTTCTGGTGCTGGACAACTTCCGCGCGATTCTCAAGTACAACAACTCGACTTCCTACGCACTGGCGATCAGCCTGCTTTCCGATCGTTTCAAGGGCGCGGGCTATGTAGTGGGCAGCTGGCCACGCGGAGACCTGCCGCTGAGCCGCTCAGAGCGCATTGAGCTGCAAACCCTGCTCTCTGCACGCCAGTACGACGCAGGCGCGCCAGACGGCATTATCGGCGCCAATACACGCAAGGCCATCCGCAGTGCGCAGCAGTCGTTCGGCTGGCCAGCCGACGGTTACCCGACGCATGAATTGCTGGAAAACCTGCGCAAGCCTGTCGGGCAGTAATCGGGAGGACGCAGAGCGTCCAGAACGGCATGCCAACGCGGAGCATCGGCACGATAATCAACCGCAAAAAAGAAGGGCCAGGTATCACTACCTGGCCCTTCTTGTTTTTGCGCCGTGTTGTCAGAGCATCGCTTTGGCGATCTTGGCCTGCTCGTCGGCATGGTACGAAGAGCGTACCAGCGGCCCGGACGCGACGTTCTTGAAGCCCATCTTGTAGCCTTCTTCGGCGAACCAGGCAAAGGTGTCCGGGTGGACAAAGCGCTGCACGGGCAAGTGATTGCGCGAAGGCTGCAGGTATTGACCCAGGGTCAGCATGTCGATGTCGTGTTCGCGCATGCGCTGCATGACTTCGATGACTTCTTCGTCGGTCTCGCCCAACCCCAGCATCAGCCCGGACTTGGTCGGTACATGCGGTACCATCTGCTTGAAGCGCTGCAGCAGGGTCAGCGACCACTGGTAGTCCGAACCCGGACGCGCAGCCTTGTATAGACGCGGTACGGTTTCCAGGTTGTGGTTGAACACATCCGGCGGCTCGGCGGCGGTGATTTCCAGCGCAACGTCCATCCGGCCACGGTAATCCGGTACCAGCGTTTCGAGCTGTACGCCCGGCGACAGCAGGCGGATTTCGCGGATGCAGTCGGCGAAGTGCTGAGCACCGCCATCACGCAGGTCGTCACGGTCCACCGAGGTGATAACCACGTACTTCAGGCGCAGGTCGGCAATCGCGATGGCGAGGCTTTTCGGTTCGTTGACGTCGAGCGGCTTCGGACGGCCGTGGCCCACGTCACAGAACGGGCAGCGACGGGTGCAGATGTCGCCCATGATCATGAACGTTGCAGTGCCACCGGAGAAGCATTCGCCCAGGTTGGGGCAGGATGCCTCTTCACAGACGCTGTGCAGCTTGTGCTTGCGCAGCAATTGCTTGATACGGTCGACTTCCGGAGAAACCGGGATGCGTACGCGAATCCAGTCAGGCTTCTTCGGCAGGTCTACCGTCGGGATGATCTTGACCGGGATGCGCGCAACCTTTTCCGCTCCGCGAAGCTTGACGCCCGCTTCGACTTTCGGACGGGCCACTCGCTCGGAAACATCCAGCGTCGGGATCAGGGTTTGCACGGTGTCAGTCATAATGGTTTATTCCGCCCGTAAGGGTCGCCTGCTCAGCGTAGTCGAGGTGTTTGACGAGCTGCGCACGCAGTCGGGCACTTACCTCGGAAAATTCTATCTGCCCTGCCTGATCGCTCAGTTGGGTCATGGCCAGTCCGGCGTATCCGCAAGGGTTGATGCGGCGAAACGGCTCAAGGTCCATGTCGACGTTCAACGCCAGACCATGAAACGAACAGCCGTTGCGAATGCGCAGACCGAGCGACGCTATTTTCGCGCCGTCAACGTATACGCCGGGGGCATCAGCCTTGGCTGCAGCCTTGACGCCGTAGTCGGCGAGCAAGGCGATGAGGGTGTTCTCGATCCGGGTGACCAGATCGCGAACGCCGAAACCAAGGCGCCTGACGTCCAGCATCAGATAAGCCACCAGTTGGCCCGGGCCATGATAAGTCACTTGGCCGCCACGATCGACCTGTACGACAGGAATATTACCCGGCAGCAGCAAATGCTCGGCCTTGCCGGACTGTCCCTGGGTGAAAACCGGCGGATGCTGGACCAGCCAGACTTCATCGGCAGCCTCGCGACCACGCTCGTCGGTAAAGCGCTTCATGGCGTGCCAGGCGGTTTCGTAATCGATCAGGCCCAGATCACGAAAACCCAGCGTAGCCGCCATCAGAGCACCATGTGCACGAAACCCGTAGCGCGCAAGGCACTATTGATATCGCGCAACTGGTCTTCGCCGGTAGCGACAATGTGCAATTGCACAGTGGTGTATTTGCCGTTGCTGCTCTGACGCTCGGCGAGCGTCTTGAGGTCGACCGTGGCATGCTTTTCAAGCACTTCCATCACGGCCGCCGTAAAGCCCACACTGGTGTCACCGATCACCTTGATCGGATAGTCATTGCAGGGAAATTCGATTTTGTGCGACTTGATGTCGGTATCAGTCATGGCAGTAAAGGTCTCACAAGCCGTGACGACGGACACGCGGCCCGCTCAGATCATGAGCAGGCCGCGAGAAGGTCGGCATTGGTTACTGGATCAGTTGAACAAGCCGTAAAAGAACAGGCGGATGCTATCCCACACGCGGCGGAAAATACCACCTTCTTCAACCCCATCAAGAGCGATCAGATTGGCGGTGTGGACCACCTGATCGTCTTTCTTGACCTCGACCTTGCCGATCACGTCGCCCTTGGCGATTGGCGCAACCAGTTGCGGGTTCATGGTCATGCTGGCAGACAGCTTCTTCATGTCACCTTTTGGCATGGTCATGCTCAGATCTTCAGCCAGACCGGCCTTGACCTGACGCTCGGTGCCTTTCCAGACAGTGGCCTGGGCCAGCTCGGTGCCCTTCTGGTAGAAGTTCTGGGTTTCGAAGAAACGGAAGCCGTAGGTCAGCAGCTTCTGGGTTTCAGCTGCACGAGCCTGTTCGCTGTTGGTGCCGAACACCACGGCAATCAGACGCATGCCGTCACGTACTGCCGACGACACCATGCAGTAGCCAGCTTCATCGGTATGACCGGTTTTCAGACCGTCAACGGTCTTGTCGCGCCACAGCAGCAGGTTGCGGTTAGGCTGCTTGATGCCGTTCCAGAAGAACTCTTTCTGCGAGTAGATCGCATAGTGAGCCGGGTCTTCGTGAATGATCGCGCGTGCCAGGATCGCCATGTCGTGAGCCGACGAGTAGTGCTCAGGGTTCGGCAGACCGGTCGGGTTCATGAAGTGGCTGTTGGTCATGCCCAGATCGGCAGCAGTCTTGTTCATCATGTCGGCAAAGGCATCTTCGCTGCCGGCAATATGCTCGGAGATCGCGACGCTGGCGTCGTTGCCCGACTGAATGATGATGCCGTGCAGCAGATCGCTGACCGTGACCTGGCTGCCGACCTTGATGAACATCCGCGAACCGCCCGTGCGCCAGGCGTTTTCACTGATCGTCACCGGATCGTTTTCGCCAATCTGGCCGCGACGGATTTCCAGGGTCGCGATGTAGGCGGTCATCAGCTTGGTCAGACTCGCAGGAGCCAGACGCTGATCACCGTTGTTCTCGACCAGGACGTTGCCGCTGGTGGCATCCATCAGCACGTAGGCCTTGGCCGCCAGTTGTGGTGCAGCAGGCGTCATCTGCTCTGCCGCCCACACAGTCGGGGTGATGATCAGTGGAACAAGCAGGCACAAACGTTTTGCAAAGGTGGTGATGTTCATCCGTCTCTCGAGAATCCTAATGGGCAAACATGCCCTTGCGGGCAAAACTGAACAGACCGGCGAAGCGAAACGCCTCGGTACGGCTCGTGGCGCCAGGCTGTAACCCTGGCTGACAAAGTCGCCTGTTCGACACACGACCTTGTGGGCAGTTACCTGCAACGCTTGCCCTGAAAGCAAATCTGCGCCGCCTGCGACTGCATACCGTCCCCCATTATTGCCGGAGAACGGTTGTCGAAAAACTTACTGATCCGATGTCACTACGCTCGGCTGGCCCAGATTGGCCGACCTGACGCTGTTTTGCAGCTGCTGGGCTTCACCCTGCGTGTCGATCGGTCCCATCCGCACTCGATAGAGCGTTTGCTGATTGCGCGCTATCGAGCTGACGAACACCGGCGCTCGAACCATCCCGCTCAATTTCGACCTCAGGAGTTCCGCAGCGTCCGGGTTGGCGAAGGCTCCCACCTGGAGAAATAGCCCAGCGGCTTGTCCTGAAGCGTTTTTTTTTGCGTCAACCTGCATAGGCACGACGGGTGCAGCGTGCTGCTGAGGGGGTGGTGTGTACTGCTCGACGGTGCCGGTCGAAGTGGACAGCGCAGGCGGCGTCGCCTGAGCAACGACCTGCGGCTGATTGAGCAACAGCGGCGCCGGACGGCCTCGTTGCGCCCACCATTCCTGCGGGTCGATACCTTCGACCTTGACCCGTGCAGTGCCGGTTTCGGCATAGCCGAGCTTTTTAGCGGCCGCGTAGGACAGGTCGATGATGCGGTCGGAATAGAACGGCCCGCGATCGTTGACGCGCAGGATCACCGTGCGATTGTTGTCCAGGTTGGTCACTTTGACGTAGCTGGGCAGCGGCAGGGTCTTGTGCGCGGCACTCATGCCGTACAGGTCATACACCTCGCCGTTGGCGGTGTTCTGACCATGAAACTTGGTGCCATACCAGGAGGCAGTGCCAGAAGCGACGTAACGCTTGGCATCGCTCATCGGAAAGTAGGTCTTGCCCAGCACGGTATACGGGTTGGCCTTGTAGGCGCCGGTGTGCAGGGTTGGCGTTGCATCAGGGATACGCGAGACATCCACGTCCCACCACGGCGCCCCGTCCTTGTGGGCACGGTTGATGTCCAGCCCCGGCATCGAGCGCACCACGGCGCCGCCCTTGGGCGACGGTGAGGTTGTCGTGCGCGATGGCGACGAGCAACTGGCGACCAGCACTGCCAGGCCAGTCAACGCCAGAAGCTTGAATGATTGAAGAATCGGCGATGCCCGCATTACTTGACGCCTCGAGCTTGAACCAACGATTCAGACAGCTGATATACGGCCATGGCGTACATCACACTGCGGTTATAACGAGTGATTGCATAAAAATTGTTCAAACCCAGCCAGTATTCAGGACCATTGTCGCCTTCCAGACGAAACGCCGTCACCGGCATATCGTCGCGCAGCGCATCATGACTCGCCCAGCCCAGCTGTCGCAACTCCCCGACCGACATTACCGGATCAAGCGCAGGGCTCAACCCCTCGTCAACCCGGTCGCCACGCGCCGTGGCACGACTGACCACCGGCTGACCGGCCACCCAGCCATGACGCTTGAAATAGCTGGCGACACTGCCGATGGCATCGTCCGGATCGGTCCAGATGTTGATATGACCGTCACCGTCGAAATCCACCGCGTAGGCGCGGAAGCTGCTCGGCATGAACTGCGGCAGCCCCATTGCCCCGGCGTACGAACCCTTGAGGGTCAGAGGGTCGACCTGTTGCTCGCGAGCCAGCAGCAGAAACTCGCGCAATTCCTTGCGGAAGAACTGGGCGCGTGGCGGGTAATCGAAGCCAAGCGTCGACAAGGCGTCGATCACCCGGTAATTACCGGTATTGCGGCCGAAGAAGGTTTCTACACCAATGATCGACACGATGATCTGCGCCGGCACGCCATATTCCTGCTCGGCGCGCGCCAAGGCGGCCTCATGCTGACGCCAGAAGTCGACACCGCGAGCGATGCGCGTATCGGTGATGAACATCGGCCGATACTCTTTCCATTGCTTGACCCGTTCGGCCGGGCGGGAAATGGCATCGAGAATGGCCTGCTTGCGCTCGACCTCCCGGAACAGACTCATCAACTGCTCACCGGCAAAACCATGATCGCGAGTCAGCTCACCGACGAATTCCGCCACCTGGGGCGAACCGTCGTAGTCGCCCGCCAGCGCCTCTTGCACCGATCCAAGGATGCCCACCAGACCGACCACCGGAGCATATCGAGCCCAGTTACGCATTACTTGCATTGAATAGTTCACCTTAATCAAACTTGAGCGATCCATTTACGATGTGTATGGATCGACATCAAAACTCCAAACGCTGACAGTAGGGTCACGAGCGAAGTTCCGCCGTAGCTAATGAAGGGCAAAGGCACCCCCACCACTGGCAGCAGGCCACTGACCATACCGATGTTGACGAAAACGTAAACAAAAAATGTCATGGTCAACGCGCCGGCCAGCAGTTTGCCGAATAATGTCTGCGCCTGTGCGGTGATCACAAGCCCGCGACCGATCAGCAGCATATAAATGATCAGCAACGCACAGATGCCCACCAGGCCGAACTCTTCACCCAACACTGCAATGATGAAGTCGGTATGGCTTTCCGGTAAAAAGTCGAGGTGCGACTGCGTGCCGAGCAACCAGCCTTTGCCGAACACGCCGCCCGAACCAATCGCAGCCTTTGACTGAATGATGTTCCAGCCGGTCCCCAGCGGATCGCTTTCCGGGTCCAGAAACGTCAGTACGCGCTGCTTCTGGTAGTCGTGCATGAAGAAGAACCACATGGCCACCGCCGCCGGTACGGCCGCCGCCAGTACACTGATGATCCAGCGCCAGCGCAAGCCGGCCATGAACAGCACGAAGGCACCCGACGCCAGAATCAGCAGGGACGTTCCCAGGTCTGGCTGGCGCACAATCAGAATGAACGGCACACCGATCAGGGCGAGACTGACCGCCACGTGCTTCAAATGCGGCGGCAGCGTGCGCTTGGACAGGTACCAGGCGATGGTCGCCGGCATGATGATCTTGAGAAACTCCGAAGGCTGGAAGCG encodes:
- the lipB gene encoding lipoyl(octanoyl) transferase LipB, which gives rise to MAATLGFRDLGLIDYETAWHAMKRFTDERGREAADEVWLVQHPPVFTQGQSGKAEHLLLPGNIPVVQVDRGGQVTYHGPGQLVAYLMLDVRRLGFGVRDLVTRIENTLIALLADYGVKAAAKADAPGVYVDGAKIASLGLRIRNGCSFHGLALNVDMDLEPFRRINPCGYAGLAMTQLSDQAGQIEFSEVSARLRAQLVKHLDYAEQATLTGGINHYD
- a CDS encoding D-alanyl-D-alanine carboxypeptidase family protein, which encodes MNITTFAKRLCLLVPLIITPTVWAAEQMTPAAPQLAAKAYVLMDATSGNVLVENNGDQRLAPASLTKLMTAYIATLEIRRGQIGENDPVTISENAWRTGGSRMFIKVGSQVTVSDLLHGIIIQSGNDASVAISEHIAGSEDAFADMMNKTAADLGMTNSHFMNPTGLPNPEHYSSAHDMAILARAIIHEDPAHYAIYSQKEFFWNGIKQPNRNLLLWRDKTVDGLKTGHTDEAGYCMVSSAVRDGMRLIAVVFGTNSEQARAAETQKLLTYGFRFFETQNFYQKGTELAQATVWKGTERQVKAGLAEDLSMTMPKGDMKKLSASMTMNPQLVAPIAKGDVIGKVEVKKDDQVVHTANLIALDGVEEGGIFRRVWDSIRLFFYGLFN
- the mltB gene encoding lytic murein transglycosylase B, which codes for MQVMRNWARYAPVVGLVGILGSVQEALAGDYDGSPQVAEFVGELTRDHGFAGEQLMSLFREVERKQAILDAISRPAERVKQWKEYRPMFITDTRIARGVDFWRQHEAALARAEQEYGVPAQIIVSIIGVETFFGRNTGNYRVIDALSTLGFDYPPRAQFFRKELREFLLLAREQQVDPLTLKGSYAGAMGLPQFMPSSFRAYAVDFDGDGHINIWTDPDDAIGSVASYFKRHGWVAGQPVVSRATARGDRVDEGLSPALDPVMSVGELRQLGWASHDALRDDMPVTAFRLEGDNGPEYWLGLNNFYAITRYNRSVMYAMAVYQLSESLVQARGVK
- a CDS encoding septal ring lytic transglycosylase RlpA family protein, translating into MRASPILQSFKLLALTGLAVLVASCSSPSRTTTSPSPKGGAVVRSMPGLDINRAHKDGAPWWDVDVSRIPDATPTLHTGAYKANPYTVLGKTYFPMSDAKRYVASGTASWYGTKFHGQNTANGEVYDLYGMSAAHKTLPLPSYVKVTNLDNNRTVILRVNDRGPFYSDRIIDLSYAAAKKLGYAETGTARVKVEGIDPQEWWAQRGRPAPLLLNQPQVVAQATPPALSTSTGTVEQYTPPPQQHAAPVVPMQVDAKKNASGQAAGLFLQVGAFANPDAAELLRSKLSGMVRAPVFVSSIARNQQTLYRVRMGPIDTQGEAQQLQNSVRSANLGQPSVVTSDQ
- the lipA gene encoding lipoyl synthase, which translates into the protein MTDTVQTLIPTLDVSERVARPKVEAGVKLRGAEKVARIPVKIIPTVDLPKKPDWIRVRIPVSPEVDRIKQLLRKHKLHSVCEEASCPNLGECFSGGTATFMIMGDICTRRCPFCDVGHGRPKPLDVNEPKSLAIAIADLRLKYVVITSVDRDDLRDGGAQHFADCIREIRLLSPGVQLETLVPDYRGRMDVALEITAAEPPDVFNHNLETVPRLYKAARPGSDYQWSLTLLQRFKQMVPHVPTKSGLMLGLGETDEEVIEVMQRMREHDIDMLTLGQYLQPSRNHLPVQRFVHPDTFAWFAEEGYKMGFKNVASGPLVRSSYHADEQAKIAKAML
- a CDS encoding DUF493 domain-containing protein, which produces MTDTDIKSHKIEFPCNDYPIKVIGDTSVGFTAAVMEVLEKHATVDLKTLAERQSSNGKYTTVQLHIVATGEDQLRDINSALRATGFVHMVL
- the rodA gene encoding rod shape-determining protein RodA: MRRRATFLQRIHIDGPLLILLLTLAAGSLFVLYSASGKNWDLLIKQASSFGIGLVAMVVIAQLEPRFMARWVPVLYVIGVLLLVVVDVMGHNAMGATRWINIPGVIRFQPSEFLKIIMPATIAWYLSKRTLPPHLKHVAVSLALIGVPFILIVRQPDLGTSLLILASGAFVLFMAGLRWRWIISVLAAAVPAAVAMWFFFMHDYQKQRVLTFLDPESDPLGTGWNIIQSKAAIGSGGVFGKGWLLGTQSHLDFLPESHTDFIIAVLGEEFGLVGICALLIIYMLLIGRGLVITAQAQTLFGKLLAGALTMTFFVYVFVNIGMVSGLLPVVGVPLPFISYGGTSLVTLLSAFGVLMSIHTHRKWIAQV